Genomic segment of Eretmochelys imbricata isolate rEreImb1 chromosome 24, rEreImb1.hap1, whole genome shotgun sequence:
GCCGCCGGGGACCACGCCGTGGTGCCGACAGGCGGACCGGGTGTCACCCCGTCCCCCGGCCACGTGGCGACAGGCGGCCACGGGACCGCGTCTGCCGAAGACCGGGACAACGCCGGCTCCAGGGACAACGCCTTCAGCGCGGGAGGGGTCTTTTCCGAGAGCAACGCCCCGCGGCCGACGGGCGTCCCCGCTGCCGTCGTCCTGGAGGGGAGCAGCCGCTCGGAGCCCGGTGCCACCGAGACACCGGAGAACGCCCGGGAGATTCCAGCGGGCGCCGGCCTGGCCCacgcagaggaggaggaagaggagtgcGAGGAAGAAACCAATTACTCTGCCCGGGACCACATTACCGGTGAGGCCTCGGCCTCCGCCAGCAGCACCGAGTCCCCGCGGCTGGACCACGGTGACGGCCCTACCGAGGCATCATCCCTCATCAGAGCCACCACAGGTCTCGGTGCCAGGGTCTTCGTTGCCGAAAGAGATGGCCACAGCTCTGCCGATTCACTGTCCGGTGCTGGCAGCACCACGGTGAGCCCCGGCAACGGGGTCGTTGCCGAAGGAGCTGGCCACGGCACCACCAGTTCACCATCTCTCTTTGCCGCAGGCAGCTCCGGCACCGAAAGTCGCACCGGGTCAGCCAGAGAGAGCTTCGTGGCCGAGGGCAGCACCACCTGGGCCCCTGACAGCTCAGCCATGGCCTCTGGTGAGGCCCGCAGCACCGACGGCCCGACTCCCGGCTCCCCCGGCAACCGGATCGACGCCGTAGCCCACATCCCCTATCTCGCCACCAGGCAGAATGAGAGCGTCTTCTCTGAGGACAAGGAGGGAGGttccagccagcccagcgcccctgcagccagccccaccaGCACCGTCCTGGCCCCTGGAGGAGCCAGCGCCGGGTCCCACCGGGGGAAGAACAAGACCCTCTGCACCAAGCGCCCGGGAGTGGCTCTGGTCGACCACGGCCTGTCCTCCCACGACATGCCGGCGCAGGCCGGGCACGCTGCCCCTCCCAGCGCCCCGGCGACGGTCAGCAAGCCGGAGGGCTCGTTGGAGCGCACCGAGGGCGACCGGGACAGGCCAACCATCTCCTTCCCCATCACCGTGGAAACGCCCAACAACTCCCCGCGCGGTCCCCTGGGCAACGCCAGCGCCCCGGGGCTGGACCCGGTGGAGGGGCTTGTGAAGAACAGCAGCGGCTGGCTGTACACCAACACCCCGGGGAAGCCGCGCCCGCCCTACCCCAGCGGAGCCTCTGGCCTCGGCAGCAACCTTGGCCTCGTCAGCCTCACGCTCCTGCTCGCGGTACTGCTGCACTGAGCCCTGcggggaacccaggagtccgggctcccagcccccctgctctaacccactagaccctgcCACTCCCTGCCCAGAACCAGGGAGGGAACCCTGGCGTCCTGGCGTCAGTTCCACCCATGTGCCAGCATAGCATCCGGAGCCTGCAGCCGAGCGGAAGGAAAGCCCTGGCCCGTACCGGAGCAGGCCGCCTGAGTCCTTTTGCGCTTGCCTGAGGGTGCATCCGTGAAAGTGACactactgccccctgctggctggaaTCGAAAGTGCTCCCCCTGTGTGTCATAGACCCCATATTGCTAGTGGCAGAGGGAGATTTCCCTCCTAGAACGGGGGCTGGGAGCGCCGTAATGGCTGCTGCTCCGAGGGGCCCTACCCACTCTATAGGTAGATATGTACAGATTGTCTCCAGCTCTAGACAGCCCTGTGATAGCTCCATTAACACTTGAGAtgctggaggggttttttttatgccTGTTAAAGGCCTGGATTGGAAGAGGGGGTGCTacacaacacaacacagcacTGCCAGACCGCACATCCATAGGGCCACACGGGCAGACAACATACAAAcgtacacccccccacacccatatacacacacacactgtccaaaCACAACCACAAGTACACACAAGGTAGGCAGCGtgtccagacacacacacacacgagtttaTTTTGCTATCTGTGAAGTCTCCTAGGGCTTAAATATTTATTCAAGAGGAACTTTACCCTATCAGACAACAGCccctggggatggagggagggggtctCTCCCGTTTGCCCCCTTCCCGTTAGTGCCCCATGTtgcaggggaaagggggtggCGTGGTCTCACCCCTCAGCTGGTTGGCTGCCGATGGGGCCAGTTactgccctgggggggggggtggattacccaccaccccctctcccccagcatcgcCCCAGCCAGTTCAATGATCCCCCCTCCGAGTTGATGCTTAATTTATTGCTGTGTCCTTTGGCAGGGGGACGGGACCGGAGCCCGGCGCGGTCTGGCTCGGCTCCCCTCTGCTTTGCCCCCGCGGCGCCCCCTGCCTGCAGGGCGCCCAATAAAAACCTTTCCTTCCTACGCGTCCACTGCCTTTGACTGACAGAGCCTGGGATGGGGCGAGGGAGGGTCCGTCCCTACCACCCCCCTCCTCGGAGacattcccccccatcccccctttCCTCCGTCCTGCGGTCCCCCTtgggcccccccccagctcccctgatGCTAGCGAGgggtccccagccctgggccgAGCCCCCTGCGCTTTCGGACTCTGCCCCTAGTAGGGGCCATGGCAGCTCAGCGACTAGATTAGTGGCCCTGGCTGAGTTTCGGGGGTTGGGTGGTTTGGGGGTTCCCATGAGACCCTGGAcggacacacccacacccacacccaggctggctggttgcttcAGCCCTCTCCTCGCCTCCTTTGGCAAGAGTCGGCCCCCACAAGCGGCCTTGTGGGAGGGATGGCTGAAGGGTTCCTGGAAAGGCAGAAGTGGGGGCTGATGAgcgaacccaggaatcctggccccCAGCCAATCCCCACTTTgactcactagaccccactcccctcccagagctggggagagaacccaggagtcctgcccccccagcccccacacaccCTCACTGGATCCCTATAGCTGGGCACATGGAGCCGGGATGTGAGTCGTcggggctgggccggggccaGGAGGGTTCCTGGGAGAGGCCGGGagaaaccacccccaccccagcctgccatGGGGCACGGCCATGGCTCGTCACCTGTGCCCCTCCGTGCACCCCACCAGGCGGGGCCTGACcctgccggctggcaggctgcggggcggggggagctgggggcacgCTATGGGGGGCTGCTCAGGGGATGGGAGAGGGCCATAGCAACTGTCTGAGACTGTGGGGGGCAGCAGGCACAGAGCCTGTGGGGAGAGGGCTCCTGGGGGGCTGGCACTGCTAGGTAGAGACTCAGTGGGGCAGGGATATTagggggcacaggagggaagATGCTGGGGGACAGTGGAAGGAGCCCCCGTGGAAGCCAAAAAAGGACCCTGACCCTGTCCCTGGGACACCACCTGGATGGGGGGGGCTGGGTTCCCAGGGTGGGGCAGCACGTGTGCAATGCCACAGTGgggggtgagcgggggggggcaggtggcaCGTCAGGAATTCCCGGTGACTCAGTCTGACCTGGGtttcggggaggggaggggcctctTGCAGGTGAGACATCAGCCCTGTGGGaggagaacccaagagtcctgactcccagccccacccccactctacccattagaccccccctcccctcccagagctgggttagatctcaggagtcctggctgccaggccccctgctctaaccactaggccccactccccttccagggccagagagagaacccaggagtcctgactcctagccccacccccactctaaagacccccctcccctcccagagctgggattgaccccagaagtcctggctcccagcccccctgctctaaccactagaccccactccactcccctcccctcccctggccagggatagaacccaggcatcctggttcccagcccgcccctgctctagccactagactcCACTTCTCTCCCAGAATAGATGCGTTATGAGGTCACTGGCTGACCCATCGCTTACCTCAACCCATCCTGGGCGCTTCCTTCTCCTTTCCTATTAGACCCACGTCACGGTGAGGCACACGGGCCTGGTGCCCTAGGGTGTGGAATGGGGCAGGACAGTTGGGGGcagttctcccctcccctttGCTTCCCAAATCTGGTCCTGGCTCCCCGGGGGCCTGTGTGGCAACTGGGGGGCTGATGGGACTCGCTTCTGGGCAGGGCCCCAGACTGGGCTGCAGGACATCTGGATCcttgtcccagctctgccacaaactccccCTGTGACCGGGAGCAAAGGGCAGTatgcccctgcctcagtttctccagctgtacAATGTGGTGTCTGTTTAGGCTGGGAGCTCCTGGGTGTGTGGTCTGCTTTCACCATGTGTCCCGGCAGCACCTGTAAGGATGGGACCCCAATTTcagtggggggggtctgtgcagcacctggaacAATGGGGGGGCCCCCAATCTCTGtcaggggtctgtgcagcacccggcacaacAGGGTCCGATCTCGGGCGGGGATCTGTGCTGGGGTTTATCCATCCCAGCCACATCCCTCCCAGCTTTCTCTGCACCAACCCTCCCACCAACTTGTCTAGCCCGTGGGTGCCACCGAAGCGTTGACCCCCATTGAACTCAAAGGCCCAAGCAACATGGTGGAGAAAAGCCCTCGGGGTTAAAGGTTCGTCAACCCTCAGCTCTGCTGGGCAGGAGGCCGGGGAGCAGCTCCCCCCACATGCTCCCCCGGCCAGAGGACTGGTCCCCAGTGAGCCAGGACCATGGGGCAGGGCAATGGGGCAGCCAGGCCAGAGGCTAAAGTCCCGTCCTTGGCTGGTCATTAAACCCCCAGCCACACTGGGCAAGTGACAAGCAACCAACCACCCCTGGACAGGGTCCCGGTGGGGAGGCGGAGGGGTGGGAAGCAGGGCTgtgtctggggggcagggggcaagtGGAATTggggtgggcagctgtggggggatgggaaggggtgctGGGGattgggcagtggggctggtgggAGTGGGcaaggggctgtgggggaggggaagtggggctgggggcttggaagttgtggggggatgggaaggggtgaaatcggggggcagggggggcaggacCGGGGCTAGTTTTGTCCAGCTCAGGAGCGGGAAgtggtttgtgggttttttgtctAATTCCTGTTCCCGGGTTCTGCTGAACACGAACCGATTTTTTGCTTGATAAAACAagttggttggggggggggcacgggggcATTTGTGTGTGCGACAaccaggatgtgtgtgtgtgtgatcttgaCAAGCTCTCGCTCCACCCCAGCGGGCGGGGGGGCATCTGGGCCCGGCGCTGCATTTCTTCCATCCATGTTCTGCTCAAATCAGCTCCATTTCGCAAGCTAGCCGGGGATTTCTGTAAACGGGGGcatgtgtcacacacacaccacaaccacacggacacacactgacacacacattccaaggccagaaggttTCTTGTGACCTTCCAGCCTGACCTGATACAACAGGCCAGAGAAAGTCTCCActctgctcccagagctggggagagaacccaggcatcctggctccccggctcccccacccccaaccactagaccccacttccctcgcagagctggggagagaacccaggtgtcctggctccccggctcccccacccccaaccactagaccccatttccctcacagagctggggagagaacccaggcatcctggctccccggctccccaccccccaccccaaccactagaccccatttccctcacagagctggggagagaacccaggcatcctggctccccggctcccccacccccaaccactagaccccatttccctcacagagctggggagagaacccaggcgtcttgctccccggctccccccccccccaaccactagaccccatttccctcacagagctggggagagaacccaggtgtcctggctcccgggctcccccacccccaaccactagaccccatttccctcacagagctggggagagaacccaggcatcctggctccccggctctcccacccccaaccactagaccccatttccctcacagagctggggagagaacccaggcatcctggctccccggctcccccccccccaccccaaccactagaccccatttccctcacagagctggggagagaacccaggtgtcctggctccccggctcccccccccaaccactagaccccacttccctcgcagagctggggagagaacccaggcgtcctggcacCCAGTCCCCTCATTCTAACCACTCCTATTCTGGTGCTGTAACAGGGCATCACCCCAGGATTCTGCACCCCATAAAAGTCCGTGGGGCACCCCAGCTGGGCCAGAGCCATGTTCTGGGGGGGGACACACACCCTCCTTCCATGGCGGCCTGGCCCCAGGggcgggagcagggctggaaagcCCCGGCCTTCTGGCTCCTCACGGGCCCTCGGAAAGCCCCAGTAGAAGAGCTGTTATCCTCCACTGGCATTGGCCACAAGGGGGCGACATGACGCAGGGTCACCGCCCCACACAGgaccatccaccccctcccccaaaccctgtGGCAGCCCCCACAGGGTAACCCCCAGCTGTCCCTCCCCAGGCAGACCCCCCCAGCTGTTCCCCCCCAACCCATTTCCTGCCGATGCTCTAACCACCCCGCCTCCCTCTGGGAGCCCCCCAAGGGAACAACCCAACcagaccccccgccccagggggacccccccaggaccccctgctgTTTCTCCCCCAGATACCGCCTACCCATCTCCCCTAAGAGCCCCCACGAGGtaaccccccagcccctcccagtggGGACCCCCAGCACCCCCGATGTTTATCCCCCAGATTACCCCCCCCGGCTCTACCCCACCTCCCCGAagagcccccgccccactcctgagctccccggcccagccccgcagccgggggggggggggaaggggtgtgtccCAGGCGCGGacgaggtgtgggggggaggttctTAAGGCGGCCCCTGCGCGGGACGGCAGCACACATCAGCCAGAGGCAGGACGGGGCGACAGCGTTGGGGTCGCAGGTTCGAGCCCCGAAGCCATGGAGTCTGTGTGGGGCTGCATCCTGCTGGGGGCGCTGCTGAGCCAAGGTActggagcccggacgcctgggttctctccccggctctgggagggccgtggggtctagtggttagagcgtgGGGGGGGGTGctcggatgcctgggttctctccctggctctgggagggccgtgggatctagtggttagagcggggggggggtgctcggatgcctgggttctctccctggctctgggagggccgtggggtctagtggttagagcgggggggggggtgctcggatgcctgggttctctccccggctctgggagggccgtggggtctagtggttagagcgggggggggtgttcggatgcctgggttctctccccggctctgggagggacgtggggtctagtggttagatctggggggctgggagccaggactcctgggttctctccccggctctgggagggccgTGGGGTCTAGCGATTAgagcggcggggtgggggggggaggttgctCGGACGccagggttctctccccagctccgaggtgcagctgtggctgcaggatttgcccccccccccccgccccagcagtgGGGCGGCAGGGCAGGATGCGAGCTGGCGGCCAGGTGGGCGCGGACACGGGGAGCCGCTCGGTGGTTTTGTCCCGGCTCTTAGCCCTGAGTCAGATcctgaagggggagggagaagagaacccagtgggggaggggcaggacacTTCCCTGGCCAggtgggggctcggcaggggggcTGAGCCCCGTCTTAGGAGAGGGCTGTGAGCTGGGGGGGTCCCCTCCCCCGAGGAAGGGCCAGGAGTCCCCTGGGGGAGCAGATCCTCACCAgagttcagggccccctctcagggggaggaagaggtgaACTCAATCCGCTCATTTCCCCTTAGCTCTGATTCACCATCAGCTGGGGACTGCatgtggttagagccgggggggctgggggccaggactcctgggttctctccgtggctctgggaggggagtgcagtctagtggttagatctggggggctgggagccaggactcctgggttctctccctggctctggggggggagtGCAGTCTAATGGTTAGATCTGGGGGGCtgggacttctgggttctgttccgaTTCCTCCACGTCTCTCCGCCCAGCGGCTGCCCTGCGATGTTATTCTTGTGATggggaccggagctgccaggaGATGGAGGActgtggggagcagcagggacagtgtCGCACAACTGCCCTCACCATGATCTCCCGTGAGTGCCCCCCAGTGACCAGCTAACCCccggctagcccagccctgggctcccctgacccagccctgctggtgcccctcactcccgacccgcagccccctcccagcccagcccttggctcccctgacccagccctgctggtgcccctcactcccgacccacagcccccggctagcccagccccgggctcccccgaGCCAGCCCTGCCAATGGCTCtgactctctcctccaccccccaggcTCCGGGGTCTCCGATCGGATCCAGAAGGGCTGCGACGTGCAGGGGAAACCCAACAACTCCATCTCCTTCGTCTCCCACGGGCAGATTGTGATGCTGGCGGAAGAGCACTGCGCTACCGACCTCTGCAACCAGGGGGTGCCCAAGGGTCAGTCCATGGAGCCGGCGGGTCCTTCCCCTCCAGTCTGTTCACCCTCCCCCGGGGGTCCCGTTGTCCCCTGCTCACCccgcctctctccccccacagccgTGAGCCCCTTCCCCTCCAATGCCAGCCTGGATTgcctctcctgctcctcctccgaccactcctgctccagcccctccttGATGCGGATCCGGTGCCTGGACCCCCGGGAGCAGTGCGTGGACATCGCAGCCATCTCCATGCCCGATGGTGAGCAGGGACCCGTCCCgagaccccctccctgccccacatagGGGGCCCAGGCCCCAGCACCTGATGGGCCTCTGCCTCTTTGCTGGAGACCCCCTGAGCCAGctagccccccagcctggggccggatgggggccagcgccccctagagagGACAGGCCCCACGTCCCATTCCTGGCCCCCctaagccagccagtccccagcctgggggcagatgggggccagcgccccctagaggggacaggccccacaTCCCATTCTtggcccccctgagccagccagtccccagcctggggccggatgggagccagcgccccctagaggggacaggccccacgTCATCCCTGCTCTCTCTGTCCCCAGAGTTTCCCCAGGACGAGCGGCGCATCAAAGGCTGCGGGCAGATCTCTCGGTGCCAGGAGCCCCTGGGCTTCCACAACCAGGACAGCTTCTACCTGCTGCAATGCTGCAACTCCAGCCTGTGCAATAATGACGCCCACGGTaaccagggggctgcgggtcgggagtgaggggcaccggcagagctgggggagggagcccagggctgggctgcagggggctgcgggtcgggagtgaggggcaccggcagagctgtgggaggaagcccagggctgggctgcagggggctgcgggtcgggagtgaggggcaccggcagagctgggggagggagcccagggctgggctgcagggggctgcgggtcaggagtgaggggcaccggcagagctggggggagcccagggctgggctgggagggggctgtgggtcaagagtgaggggcaccggcagagctgggggagggagcccacggctgggctgggagggggctgcgggtcaggagtgaggggcaccggcagagctggggggagcccagggctgggctggcagggggctgcgggtcaggagtgaggggcaccggcagagctggggggagcccagggctgggctggcagggggctgcgggtcaggagtgaggggcaccagctggTTTTCGGGCTGCCCAGTGATCCATTCTGACCCGGGTTCAGATTACCAGGAATCCCCCCTGCCCCTGAACGGGGTCACCTGCTTTGCCTGCGAAGGGAACTCCAGCCATGGCTGCACCCCAGAAAACATCACCCGGTTGCAGTGCCAGGGGCCCATGACCCACTGCATGGAGGCTGTGGGGAGCCATGGTGAgtagctgcagagccagctggggGCACCATgctgcggggggtggggcaggggccatggttctgtggggggagaggagtgcaggggaggggccaccaggctggggggagggtgggggactcagcggggggcaggggctgggggctcgTCGGGGGCACTATGCGgtgggggtgcaaggctggggacagtgggcaccaggctgggagaggggctCAGCCGGGGACGCCAGGCcatgggagggctggggggctcagcaggggcacagggcagggggcatCTCGCTCCAGGGGgtctgggtgggggcttgggggccGGCTCCGGGCTCCGTCTcactctcctgccctccctccccagcgcTGAGGGGGCCGGGCGCCATGCTGAAGGGCTGCGCCACCCCGGCCTGGTGCGACGCCCCCTACACCTCCATCTACAAGCGCCTGGCCGGGGTGCAGGCCCGCTGCTGCCGGGGCAACTTCTGCAACAGCCGGATCCAGGCGGGCGCCCTCCCCCCGGCCAGGAGGAGCCGGGCCGGCCGCAGGCTCggggcccagccagccctgctctaCGGCGCTGCCCTCCTGGCCCTGCTCGTCCTGCTGCCCCGCAGCTCCTGATGCCCCGCGGGGAGACCGAGAgcggggcagctgggagccaggactcctgggtcctctccccagctcggggaggggaggggggatctCGTGGTTCGAGCAGGGCGGGCTGGCAGTCCAATGAATCTGTTCTCTCCACACACACGCTGTGTGAGCCACCCCTGTTCCCCTGGGATACCTCCATGGATTTGAAGGTTCATAATTTATTTTCCCATTAGGCTAAGGCCTGTCCGACTCAGTCCGTCCGCTggggtccctccccagcccctcacccctctgctGGCAGCTGACAGGCTGTGACCCTGTTTTATTATTATGATGATGGTTATTTTATTCTAATTTATGGTGCTTTTGTTATTTCATTAATaaactttattttattgtaattcctgccctgcccagcagggggagctgcctGCAGTTCCTGTGTGGGGGCGGGTCTGTGTTGGGGGAGGCGGGTAGGGAAAGGGAGGTTGGCTCCAGGAGCAGAGTGGGGGAGGCCCCATGGGGTGATTTGGGGGGCGCCTGGATTCCCCTGGGCTACAGGGAAGCGAGAACATGGgggcgtgtgtgtttgtgtgacaccccaccaccacctcacaATCACACCTGCACagtcgtccccccccccacacccacacacaccctgggACCTGTTGTGGCTGCCTTGTTTTGCATGTTTGTGGCACTGGATATTTGAGCGCATTGTGTTGGCAGCTTATGTGATGTTTTTGGTGTGTTTGTGGCTTTGCTGGACTACGTTGCATTGTGTGTGCTCAGGTTCTGTTGGGAGTGTGGCTTTGGGGGGCGGTTAGAAGTGTTTGTTAGAGGTTGTGAGTGTGGATGGATAGTGCCTGGGGCGCTGTGCGTTGGCGATTGTGGCGTGTTTCTCTGTGGGTTTGGGTGTaactgtggcgggggggggggcatttacGAGTTGTGTTTGCTTCTCTGGTTGTTTTTGTGGTCTATTTTGCCGGGGCAGGTACGACTGTGAGTGTGATGCTCTTCCCAGGGAATTGGGGTGTGTGGTTTTGTGTGTGGCTGCTGAGGCGTGGGGTGTGTGGTTGTACATTCAGGCATCTGTGTCGTGCTGCAGGTCCGCTGGCCAcgcaggctgggagtggggggagtttGGACGGTGTCTGTCCCCCTGCCACCACCCTGCTGGGGGTGAGCCCTGCTCTGTGTCCCAGAcctgccccccagagctggggacagaacccaggagtcctggctcccggcccccacctgctctaaccactagactccactcccctcccagagccagcctgggccccatccccctcctctgAGTCCCTGTCCCCCGAAACCAACCACTCCCCTGATTTCCCTTCCCTCCCGCCAGCCCTCCTCTAACACCAGGCCCATTTCCTGctcccccccaagtccctgtgACCCTCACCCCACACTGCCCCCAATCCCCCGACAAGCTCATCCTGCCCCGACCTTCCCCCCGATGCCCCACCCCATCACTGCCTTGCCTTCACTACTTCGTATAAACAGCCCCCGTGGTGCCCCACCCCAGACGTGGCTGCATACGTGGGGTCGATCTCCGGGCTGGATGGTGGCTCTTTGTTTGTGTCAGTGTTTTTGAACCTGACAGTTACACACATGGGGCCGGAAAGCAGCCGTACGGGACCCCGGGGCTTTGCCAAGACCCAGGGGCTGTTGAAACACCCCCAGGGACGGGGTGGTTCCGGCTCCCTGCTTGCATCAGCCCTCTTTGGGAAAGGTGCCGTTAAGCAACCAGCCTCTGTCAGCCCAGCAATAAACAACAACCCAGGGCACTGGGGGGGGCGCGTGGCTTTATATggactggggggcggggcagctcgGACACAGCCACCTCCACCGAAGGCCTTACACTCTACAAGGATCGTTCCGCCCATTTGACAGATGGCAAAACTGAGCCCTGCAGCAGGGCCGTGACGGGCTCCGAGGCCTGCGGGCAGCCCGCAGCGGAGCTGGGGTGAGCACCCGGGTGTCCTGCGGCCCAGCTTGCCTCGCGAAAACCACCTCCTGTCACAAGCTTTCAGTCTGCCTGCCTCGCGAAACCCACATCCTGTTACATGGCGTCTGATCTCCTCTGACctgctgtgacgaagtgggactgttcttaatgtttcctctgaatagtgtgggggggcctcagtttcccctaggcagttctcaagtatctagggggtggggtaagggtgtatggtcattgcagagccctagagggcaggtgtgtgcaggggtctggacacagacaatggccgacagcctgtttcctggccactgatggcctgggcccttccccccgcaaggtgagagctaaagggttggagaacaaaggaatcaggtgatctcctggcccgggaaaggggaaagcccagaggaggaggggctggagggagtttcagtttgaggctggctgggacatggagtgaagggcagatggggttgtctggctcactgccccccaaaatggacccagctgaggggtcctgttctctgcacctacaagctctgtgttagacc
This window contains:
- the PLAUR gene encoding urokinase plasminogen activator surface receptor — encoded protein: MESVWGCILLGALLSQAAALRCYSCDGDRSCQEMEDCGEQQGQCRTTALTMISRSGVSDRIQKGCDVQGKPNNSISFVSHGQIVMLAEEHCATDLCNQGVPKAVSPFPSNASLDCLSCSSSDHSCSSPSLMRIRCLDPREQCVDIAAISMPDEFPQDERRIKGCGQISRCQEPLGFHNQDSFYLLQCCNSSLCNNDAHDYQESPLPLNGVTCFACEGNSSHGCTPENITRLQCQGPMTHCMEAVGSHALRGPGAMLKGCATPAWCDAPYTSIYKRLAGVQARCCRGNFCNSRIQAGALPPARRSRAGRRLGAQPALLYGAALLALLVLLPRSS